The following are encoded together in the Actinoplanes sp. N902-109 genome:
- a CDS encoding cobalamin B12-binding domain-containing protein, protein MQARIRVVVAKPGLDGHDRGAKVVARALRDAGMEVVYTGLHQTPEQVVETALQEDADAIGLSILSGAHMTLFRRVMELLRERDAADIVVFGGGIIPADDIAELEKLGVARIFTPGATTASIVEWVRSNVATPVA, encoded by the coding sequence ATGCAAGCACGGATCAGGGTCGTGGTGGCCAAGCCCGGGCTCGACGGGCATGACCGGGGGGCCAAAGTGGTGGCCCGGGCGCTGCGCGACGCCGGCATGGAGGTCGTCTACACGGGGTTGCATCAGACCCCGGAGCAGGTCGTCGAAACGGCTCTGCAGGAGGACGCCGATGCCATCGGGCTGTCCATCTTGTCGGGGGCGCACATGACGCTGTTCCGCCGGGTGATGGAACTGCTCCGGGAACGTGACGCGGCCGACATCGTCGTATTCGGTGGCGGCATCATTCCCGCCGACGACATTGCCGAGCTGGAAAAACTCGGAGTGGCCCGGATATTCACGCCGGGCGCCACGACGGCTTCCATCGTCGAATGGGTGCGCAGCAATGTCGCCACCCCGGTGGCCTAG
- a CDS encoding bifunctional UDP-sugar hydrolase/5'-nucleotidase: MKIAVLRHLAAPALALAVVAALPPARPHQAQATPGYAPGLAPVSVSYGLPTGSTVKGQFLSYNDFHGAIDPPAGSGAVVNGVPAGGVEYLATYLKKLRAEAAGEGRSTITVGAGDLIGASPLVSAAFHDEPTIELMNEIGLQVSSVGNHEFDEGVDELIRMQRGGCHPVDGCQDGDGFGGAKFSYLAANTINKKTGLPILPPIDIKFVGGVPVGFVGLTLEGTAGIVNPAGIKNVRFADEIETANKWGKVLKAFGVKAQVLLVHEGGQQNASATVPVPGISDCTNFTGPIVDIVKGLNPEFGVVASGHTHRFYSCTLPNSAGTSVVTSAGTNGQLITDIDYTLDRRTGRFAAVTAKNVLVANGVADGNGGWLKDAAGTYVKNPDLVDAKAKKVADKYRTAVAPIANRVVGSITGDIVRAAGANGESPLGDVIADAQLAYTRANGAQIALMNPGGIRADFDAENSAGGEPNGQVTYGETFTVQPFNNLVVTQTFTGAQLKNVLEQQFTGFGGQTSQKILQVSAGLTYTWTSTAASGAKVSGLALNGTPIDPAATYRVTTNDFLANGGDGFTNLTAGTDRTTAPGFDIDALVAYLGAGAPVAPGTADRITRTA, from the coding sequence GTGAAAATCGCCGTGCTGCGGCACCTCGCCGCACCCGCCCTCGCCCTGGCCGTCGTCGCCGCGCTGCCGCCGGCCCGTCCCCACCAGGCGCAGGCGACGCCCGGCTACGCGCCGGGGCTCGCGCCGGTCAGCGTCAGCTACGGGCTGCCGACCGGCTCGACCGTCAAGGGCCAGTTCCTCAGCTACAACGACTTCCACGGCGCCATCGACCCGCCCGCAGGTTCCGGGGCGGTCGTCAACGGCGTGCCCGCCGGCGGCGTCGAATATCTCGCCACTTATCTGAAGAAACTGCGCGCCGAGGCAGCCGGCGAGGGCCGGTCCACCATCACCGTCGGCGCGGGCGACCTGATCGGCGCCTCCCCGCTGGTCAGCGCCGCGTTCCACGACGAGCCGACGATCGAGCTGATGAACGAGATCGGTCTGCAGGTCTCCTCGGTCGGCAACCACGAGTTCGACGAGGGCGTCGACGAGCTGATCCGGATGCAGCGCGGCGGGTGCCACCCGGTCGACGGCTGCCAGGACGGCGACGGCTTCGGCGGGGCGAAGTTCAGCTACCTCGCGGCCAACACCATCAACAAGAAGACCGGGCTGCCGATCCTGCCGCCGATCGACATCAAGTTCGTCGGCGGCGTGCCGGTCGGTTTCGTCGGCCTCACGCTCGAGGGCACGGCCGGCATCGTCAACCCGGCGGGCATCAAGAACGTCCGCTTCGCCGACGAGATCGAGACGGCCAACAAGTGGGGCAAGGTGCTCAAGGCGTTCGGGGTCAAGGCCCAGGTGCTGCTGGTGCACGAGGGCGGTCAGCAAAACGCGTCGGCCACTGTCCCCGTTCCCGGCATCTCCGACTGCACCAACTTCACCGGCCCGATCGTCGACATCGTGAAGGGGCTCAACCCCGAGTTCGGCGTCGTGGCGTCCGGGCACACCCACCGCTTCTACTCGTGCACGCTGCCCAACTCCGCGGGCACCTCGGTGGTCACCAGCGCCGGCACCAACGGCCAGCTGATCACCGACATCGACTACACGCTCGACCGCCGCACCGGCCGCTTCGCCGCTGTCACGGCCAAGAACGTGCTGGTCGCCAATGGTGTCGCGGACGGCAACGGCGGCTGGCTCAAGGACGCGGCGGGCACCTACGTCAAGAACCCCGACCTGGTCGATGCCAAGGCCAAGAAGGTCGCCGACAAATACCGTACGGCCGTGGCGCCGATCGCCAACCGCGTGGTCGGCAGCATCACGGGCGACATCGTGCGCGCGGCCGGCGCCAACGGTGAGTCGCCGCTGGGTGACGTGATCGCCGATGCCCAGCTCGCGTACACACGGGCCAACGGTGCCCAGATCGCGCTGATGAACCCCGGTGGCATCCGCGCCGACTTCGACGCCGAGAATTCCGCCGGTGGCGAACCCAACGGTCAGGTCACCTATGGCGAGACGTTCACCGTCCAGCCGTTCAACAACCTCGTGGTGACCCAGACGTTCACCGGGGCCCAGCTGAAGAACGTGCTGGAGCAGCAGTTCACCGGGTTCGGCGGGCAGACCAGTCAGAAGATCCTGCAAGTGTCGGCCGGCCTGACCTACACCTGGACCAGCACCGCGGCGTCCGGCGCCAAGGTGTCGGGCCTCGCCCTCAACGGCACCCCGATCGACCCGGCCGCCACCTATCGGGTGACGACCAACGACTTCCTGGCCAACGGCGGTGACGGCTTCACCAACCTGACCGCGGGCACCGACCGCACCACGGCGCCCGGCTTCGACATCGACGCGCTGGTGGCCTATCTCGGCGCCGGCGCCCCGGTGGCACCCGGCACGGCCGATCGCATCACCCGGACGGCCTGA
- a CDS encoding M23 family metallopeptidase has product MLAAAAVAGVGVAGISATDNGASAAGAAARSMPTAVAAAPVAAPAGADIAPENGVAGVAPIGGLSYGLPFVKQMSKEKPLPEWINPMPEGSVTSCFGERWGRLHAGVDIAAPSGTPIRAAGTGVVVAAGMADGYGNAVLIEHSNGYLTHYGHMSAITVTAGQHVEVGDQIGNEGSTGHSTGPHLHFEVHQGTYKNPIEPTRWMHEHGVDIHGCVAFTD; this is encoded by the coding sequence GTGCTGGCCGCCGCAGCCGTGGCCGGAGTGGGCGTCGCCGGCATCTCCGCAACCGACAACGGCGCCTCAGCCGCCGGAGCAGCGGCACGCAGCATGCCCACAGCAGTGGCTGCCGCGCCCGTAGCGGCGCCCGCGGGCGCCGACATCGCACCCGAGAACGGGGTCGCCGGGGTCGCCCCGATCGGCGGGCTCAGCTACGGCCTGCCGTTCGTCAAGCAGATGAGCAAGGAGAAGCCGCTCCCCGAGTGGATCAACCCGATGCCGGAGGGCTCGGTCACCTCGTGCTTCGGCGAGCGCTGGGGCCGGCTGCACGCCGGTGTCGACATCGCCGCGCCCAGCGGCACCCCGATCCGGGCCGCCGGCACGGGCGTCGTCGTCGCGGCCGGGATGGCCGACGGCTACGGCAACGCGGTGCTCATCGAGCACAGCAACGGCTATCTGACCCACTACGGCCACATGTCAGCCATCACGGTGACGGCCGGGCAGCACGTCGAAGTCGGCGACCAGATCGGCAACGAGGGCTCCACCGGCCACTCGACCGGTCCGCACCTGCACTTCGAGGTCCACCAGGGAACCTACAAGAACCCGATCGAGCCGACCCGGTGGATGCACGAGCACGGCGTCGACATCCACGGCTGCGTGGCGTTCACGGACTAG
- a CDS encoding ABC transporter ATP-binding protein, protein MSDRNDVVLETKGLVKHFPITQGIVFKSKIGAVRAVDGVDMQLRRGETLGVVGESGCGKSTLAKLLVGLETPTAGEINVRGEDMTRLKGGALRRARRNIQMVLQDPYTSLNPRMTVGDIIGEPFQIHPEVTPRRGRARAVQDLLDTVGLNPDHVNRYPHQFSGGQRQRIGIARALALKPEIIVCDEPVSALDVSIQAQVINLLEGLQNEFGLSYIFIAHDLSVVRHISDRVAVMYLGRVVETGNDEQIYENPTHPYTQALLSAVPVPDPRLRGNRDQIVLEGDVPSPANPPSGCRFRTRCWKAQSICAEQDPVLSIRERSDHPSACHFAEPRDVVHAL, encoded by the coding sequence ATGAGTGACCGCAATGACGTTGTGCTGGAGACCAAGGGTCTCGTGAAGCACTTCCCGATCACCCAGGGCATCGTCTTCAAGAGCAAGATCGGTGCGGTGCGTGCCGTCGACGGCGTGGACATGCAGCTGCGCCGCGGCGAGACGCTCGGTGTGGTGGGCGAGTCCGGCTGTGGCAAGTCGACGCTCGCCAAGCTGCTCGTCGGGCTGGAGACGCCGACCGCCGGCGAGATCAACGTCCGCGGCGAGGACATGACCCGGCTCAAGGGCGGTGCGCTGCGTCGTGCCCGCCGCAACATCCAGATGGTGCTGCAGGACCCGTACACGTCGCTCAACCCGCGCATGACGGTCGGCGACATCATCGGGGAGCCGTTCCAGATCCATCCCGAGGTCACCCCGCGCCGGGGCCGGGCCCGGGCGGTGCAGGACCTGCTCGACACGGTCGGCCTGAACCCCGACCACGTCAACCGCTACCCGCACCAGTTCTCCGGCGGTCAGCGCCAGCGCATCGGCATCGCCCGCGCGCTCGCCCTCAAGCCCGAGATCATCGTCTGCGACGAGCCGGTCTCCGCGCTCGACGTGTCCATCCAGGCGCAGGTCATCAACCTGCTGGAGGGCCTGCAGAACGAGTTCGGCCTCTCGTACATCTTCATCGCCCACGACCTCTCGGTGGTCCGGCACATCTCGGACCGGGTCGCGGTGATGTACCTCGGCCGGGTCGTCGAGACGGGCAACGACGAGCAGATCTACGAGAACCCGACGCACCCCTACACCCAGGCGCTGCTCTCGGCCGTGCCGGTTCCGGACCCCCGCCTGCGCGGGAACCGGGACCAGATCGTCCTGGAGGGTGACGTGCCGTCGCCGGCCAACCCGCCGTCGGGCTGCCGGTTCCGCACCCGCTGCTGGAAGGCCCAGTCGATCTGCGCCGAGCAGGACCCGGTGCTGTCGATCCGGGAGCGCTCGGACCACCCGAGCGCCTGCCACTTCGCCGAGCCTCGGGACGTCGTCCACGCGCTCTGA
- a CDS encoding M23 family metallopeptidase, producing MRQRLSSEPDRYRGRRRVPTPPRSRYAAVVTTAFVGAGFVALGAASQLPDVKAVSPEVLKNLQDAAVAQDALADRATDPGDRASRGEDRSTDPADLTPEQLEQQAWVLPLEDYTFTAPYGMRYGVLHEGIDLAAPEGTPFKAVHGGTVTQAGYNGGYGYSVTIRLDDGTEMIYGHARRVLVKVGDKIKAKQILGEVGSTGHSFGTHLHLGIYVGGKPTDPVPFLRSHGVDIKLKMESVYGSLAAS from the coding sequence GTGCGTCAGCGCTTGTCGTCCGAGCCCGACCGCTATCGCGGCCGACGTCGTGTGCCTACCCCTCCGCGCAGCCGTTACGCGGCGGTGGTCACCACCGCCTTCGTCGGCGCCGGATTCGTGGCGCTGGGCGCGGCCAGCCAGCTCCCCGACGTCAAGGCCGTCAGCCCCGAGGTCCTGAAGAACCTCCAGGACGCCGCCGTCGCGCAGGACGCCCTCGCCGACCGCGCCACCGATCCGGGCGACCGCGCCTCCCGCGGCGAGGACCGCAGCACCGACCCGGCCGATCTGACCCCCGAGCAGCTCGAGCAGCAGGCCTGGGTGCTGCCGCTCGAGGACTACACGTTCACCGCCCCCTACGGCATGCGCTACGGCGTCCTGCACGAGGGCATCGACCTCGCCGCCCCCGAGGGCACCCCGTTCAAGGCGGTGCACGGCGGCACGGTCACCCAGGCCGGCTACAACGGCGGCTACGGCTACTCGGTCACCATCCGGCTGGACGACGGCACCGAGATGATCTACGGCCACGCGCGCCGGGTGCTGGTCAAGGTCGGCGACAAGATCAAGGCGAAGCAGATCCTCGGCGAGGTCGGCAGCACCGGCCACTCCTTCGGCACCCACCTGCACCTCGGCATCTACGTCGGCGGCAAGCCCACCGACCCGGTGCCGTTCCTGCGGTCCCACGGCGTCGACATCAAGCTGAAGATGGAGTCGGTCTACGGCTCCCTCGCCGCCTCCTGA
- a CDS encoding chorismate mutase: MSADLVDQSTGDTQPAATAGGAGLDERTGAGAQPAADEIKAIRERIDEIDNTLIALWQERSRLSQHVGRTRMASGGTRLVLSREREIVDRFREALGPDGTQVALLLLRAGRGPL, from the coding sequence ATGAGCGCAGACCTGGTCGACCAGTCCACCGGCGACACCCAGCCCGCCGCAACTGCCGGGGGCGCCGGTCTGGACGAGCGCACCGGCGCGGGCGCCCAGCCGGCCGCCGATGAGATCAAGGCGATCCGGGAGCGCATCGACGAGATCGACAACACGCTGATCGCGCTGTGGCAGGAACGCTCGCGTCTCTCCCAGCACGTCGGACGCACCCGGATGGCCTCGGGCGGCACCCGCCTGGTGCTCTCCCGCGAACGCGAGATCGTCGACCGCTTCCGCGAGGCCCTCGGTCCCGACGGCACCCAGGTCGCCCTGCTCCTCCTCCGCGCCGGCCGCGGCCCCCTCTGA
- a CDS encoding ABC transporter ATP-binding protein has product MTDIKADIDVLPGLNPNAPLLEVTDLHVEFRTQYGVAHAVNGANFNLAPGETLAILGESGCGKSVTAQAIMGILDSPPGYITKGEVKYRGLDLLKLPENQRRKVRANQIAMIFQDALSALNPVFTVGYQLSELFRVHRGMSRGDAKKRSIELLDQVKIPAARARIGDYPHQFSGGMRQRVMIAMALALDPEVLIADEPTTALDVTVQAQIMGLLAELQQQRNMGLILITHDMGVVADVADRISVMYAGKVVEEAGVYDIYSRPAHPYAKALLESIPRLDMKGQQLNVIRGLPPALTAIPQGCAFNPRCAYAQDVCRQDPPPPPYIVAPGRTARCHFWRDVIGDE; this is encoded by the coding sequence ATGACCGACATCAAGGCGGACATCGACGTCCTTCCGGGGCTGAACCCGAACGCCCCGCTGCTCGAGGTCACCGACCTGCACGTCGAGTTCCGCACCCAGTACGGCGTGGCGCACGCCGTCAACGGTGCCAACTTCAACCTGGCGCCGGGGGAGACCCTGGCGATCCTCGGTGAGTCCGGCTGCGGCAAGTCCGTGACCGCGCAGGCGATCATGGGCATCCTCGACAGCCCGCCCGGGTACATCACCAAGGGTGAGGTCAAGTACCGCGGCCTCGACCTGCTGAAGCTTCCGGAGAACCAGCGCCGCAAGGTGCGGGCCAACCAGATCGCGATGATCTTCCAGGACGCGCTGTCCGCGCTGAACCCGGTCTTCACGGTCGGCTACCAGCTCAGCGAGCTGTTCCGGGTGCACCGCGGCATGTCCCGCGGCGATGCCAAGAAGCGCTCCATCGAGCTGCTCGACCAGGTGAAGATCCCGGCGGCCCGGGCGCGCATCGGCGACTACCCGCACCAGTTCTCCGGCGGCATGCGCCAGCGCGTGATGATCGCGATGGCGCTGGCGCTGGACCCCGAGGTGCTGATCGCCGACGAGCCCACCACGGCGCTCGACGTGACGGTGCAGGCCCAGATCATGGGGCTGCTCGCCGAGCTGCAGCAGCAGCGCAACATGGGGCTCATCCTGATCACGCACGACATGGGCGTCGTTGCGGACGTGGCGGACCGGATCTCGGTCATGTACGCCGGCAAGGTGGTCGAGGAGGCCGGCGTCTACGACATCTACTCGCGCCCGGCCCACCCGTACGCGAAGGCCCTGCTCGAGTCGATCCCGCGGCTCGACATGAAGGGCCAGCAGCTCAACGTCATCCGAGGGCTACCGCCCGCGCTGACGGCCATTCCGCAGGGCTGCGCGTTCAACCCGCGCTGCGCCTACGCCCAGGACGTGTGCCGGCAGGACCCGCCGCCACCGCCGTACATCGTCGCACCGGGCCGGACCGCCCGCTGCCACTTCTGGAGGGATGTGATCGGCGATGAGTGA
- the sucD gene encoding succinate--CoA ligase subunit alpha — MAIWLTKDSKVIVQGMTGSEGSKHTRRMLAAGTTVVGGVNPRKAGTTVDFDGTALPVFASVGEAMKETGADVSVIFVPPAFTKAAVLEAIDAEIPLAVVITEGVPVQDSAAFWAHNIAQGQKTRIIGPNCPGIASPGASNAGIIPADITPAGRIGLVSKSGTLTYQLMYELRDFGFSTCVGIGGDPIIGTTHIDALKAFQDDPDTDAIVMIGEIGGDAEERAAEFIAKNVTKPVVGYIAGFTAPPGKTMGHAGAIISGSAGTADAKKAALEAAGVKVGKTPSETARLMREVMS; from the coding sequence ATGGCAATCTGGCTCACCAAGGACTCCAAGGTCATCGTCCAGGGCATGACCGGCTCGGAGGGTTCCAAGCACACCCGCCGCATGCTGGCCGCCGGCACCACCGTCGTCGGTGGCGTCAACCCCCGCAAGGCGGGCACGACGGTCGACTTCGACGGCACGGCGCTGCCCGTGTTCGCCTCGGTCGGCGAGGCGATGAAGGAGACCGGCGCCGACGTGTCGGTCATCTTCGTGCCGCCGGCGTTCACCAAGGCCGCGGTGCTCGAGGCGATCGACGCCGAGATCCCGCTCGCCGTGGTGATCACCGAGGGCGTGCCGGTGCAGGACTCGGCGGCGTTCTGGGCGCACAACATCGCCCAGGGGCAGAAGACGCGGATCATCGGGCCCAACTGCCCGGGCATCGCGTCGCCCGGCGCGTCCAACGCCGGCATCATCCCGGCCGACATCACCCCGGCCGGCCGCATCGGCCTGGTGTCCAAGAGCGGCACGCTGACCTACCAGCTGATGTACGAGCTGCGCGACTTCGGCTTCTCCACCTGCGTCGGCATCGGTGGTGACCCGATCATCGGCACCACCCACATCGACGCGCTCAAGGCGTTCCAGGACGACCCGGACACCGACGCGATCGTGATGATCGGCGAGATCGGTGGCGACGCCGAGGAGCGGGCGGCCGAGTTCATCGCCAAGAACGTCACCAAGCCGGTGGTCGGCTACATCGCCGGCTTCACCGCCCCGCCCGGCAAGACCATGGGCCACGCGGGCGCGATCATCTCCGGCTCGGCCGGCACCGCGGACGCCAAGAAGGCGGCCCTGGAAGCCGCAGGCGTCAAGGTCGGCAAGACCCCCAGCGAGACCGCGCGGCTGATGCGCGAGGTCATGAGCTGA
- the sucC gene encoding ADP-forming succinate--CoA ligase subunit beta, translated as MDLFEYQGRDLFERHGLPVLGGGVAETPQEARAIAERLGGKVVVKAQVKVGGRGKAGGVKLADGADEAEARATDILGMDIKGHTVHKVMLAETADIKDEYYFSYLLDRANRTFLCIASVAGGMEIEQVAEEQPDKVAKIAIDANEGVTEAKAREIVAAAQFPAEIADQVADIAVKLWQAFVAEDATLVEVNPLAKVGDGRVLALDAKVTLDENAGFRHPDHEALIDQSAVDPLEQAAKAKNLNYVKLDGEVGIIGNGAGLVMSTLDVVAYAGEAHGGVKPANFLDIGGGASAAVMANGLEVVLSDPAVKSVFVNVFGGITACDEVANGIIQALALLTERGEAVTKPLVVRLDGNNAEAGRAILDEAKNPLVERVDTMDGAAERAAELAAAGK; from the coding sequence GTGGACCTGTTCGAGTATCAGGGGCGTGACCTGTTCGAACGGCACGGCTTGCCCGTGCTGGGCGGCGGCGTCGCGGAGACCCCGCAGGAGGCCCGGGCGATCGCCGAGCGCCTCGGCGGCAAGGTCGTCGTGAAGGCCCAGGTGAAGGTCGGTGGCCGCGGCAAGGCCGGCGGGGTCAAGCTGGCCGACGGCGCGGACGAGGCCGAGGCCCGGGCGACCGACATCCTGGGCATGGACATCAAGGGCCACACCGTGCACAAGGTGATGCTGGCCGAGACCGCGGACATCAAGGACGAGTACTACTTCTCGTACCTGCTGGACCGGGCCAACCGCACCTTCCTCTGCATCGCCAGCGTCGCCGGCGGCATGGAGATCGAGCAGGTTGCCGAGGAGCAGCCGGACAAGGTCGCCAAGATCGCGATCGACGCCAACGAGGGCGTCACCGAGGCCAAGGCGCGCGAGATCGTCGCCGCGGCGCAGTTCCCGGCCGAGATCGCGGACCAGGTCGCGGACATCGCGGTCAAGCTCTGGCAGGCCTTCGTGGCCGAGGACGCCACCCTGGTCGAGGTCAACCCGCTGGCCAAGGTCGGCGACGGCCGGGTGCTCGCGCTCGACGCCAAGGTCACGCTGGACGAGAACGCGGGCTTCCGGCACCCCGACCACGAGGCGCTGATCGACCAGTCCGCCGTCGACCCGCTGGAGCAGGCCGCCAAGGCCAAGAACCTCAACTACGTCAAGCTCGACGGCGAGGTCGGCATCATCGGCAACGGCGCGGGCCTGGTCATGTCGACGCTCGACGTGGTCGCGTACGCCGGCGAGGCGCACGGCGGGGTCAAGCCGGCCAACTTCCTCGACATCGGCGGCGGCGCGAGCGCGGCCGTGATGGCGAACGGGCTCGAGGTCGTCCTGTCCGACCCGGCGGTCAAGTCCGTCTTCGTGAACGTCTTCGGTGGCATCACCGCGTGCGACGAGGTCGCCAACGGCATCATCCAGGCACTCGCCCTGCTCACCGAGCGCGGCGAGGCCGTCACCAAGCCGCTCGTGGTCCGCCTCGACGGCAACAATGCCGAAGCCGGTCGGGCCATCCTCGACGAGGCGAAGAACCCGCTGGTCGAGCGGGTGGACACGATGGACGGTGCGGCCGAGCGCGCCGCCGAGCTCGCAGCTGCGGGGAAGTGA
- the pcrA gene encoding DNA helicase PcrA, with amino-acid sequence MRALPENTQPLFAVPAVQQREEPRRPAPRRLDPESLLTGLNGPQRDAVTHSGSPLLIVAGAGSGKTRVLTHRIAYLLAARDVHPGEIIAITFTNKAAQEMKERVAALVGPRARLMWVSTFHSACVRILRAEHEHAGLKSTFSIYDADDSRRLMQLVGRELDLDPKRYTARGLAAQVSNLKNELVDPAEFKEKAKGPNERAVAEAYELYQRRLQEAHALDFDDIIMATVHLFQSHPHVAEAYRRRFRHVLVDEYQDTNHAQYTLVRELVGTAGGEVPPAELCVVGDADQSIYAFRGATIRNILEFERDYSDARTILLEQNYRSTQTILSAANAVIDRNTSRKPKRLWSDQGAGEQIVGYVADTEHAEADWVAREIDRLTDNHDVRPGDVAVFYRTNAQSRVFEEVFIRVGLPYKVVGGVRFYERKEVRDALAYLRAVVNDDDTVSIRRVLNTPKRGIGDRAEACVEALSTRDRVSFGQALRRAKDAPGISTRAVNSIADFVQLLDDLRQLASTAPPEEVLEAVLQRSGLLTELEESLDPQDQGRVENLQELVSVAREYTERVEAVAEEDEAQAATLAGFLEQVALVADADQIPSDDPEHQGVVTLMTLHTAKGLEFPVVFLTGLEDGVFPHMRALGDNTELEEERRLAYVGITRARQRLYLSRAVTRSAWGQPQYNPPSRFTDELPAELVRWDRTAGSYTSWSGGSGVGGRGSSFSGGTPKAQQLAKRLGVDASKLTTASEMKQAPKVSAGDRVNHQRYGLGRVVTVEGQGPGARAQIDFGDQVMWLVLRHAPIEKL; translated from the coding sequence ATGCGAGCCCTTCCCGAAAACACCCAGCCTCTGTTCGCCGTTCCCGCTGTTCAGCAGCGGGAGGAACCCCGGCGTCCGGCGCCCCGGCGCCTGGATCCGGAGTCGCTGCTGACCGGGCTCAACGGTCCCCAGCGCGATGCGGTCACCCACTCCGGCTCACCGCTGCTGATCGTCGCGGGGGCCGGCTCGGGCAAGACCCGGGTGCTCACCCACCGCATCGCCTATCTGCTGGCCGCCCGCGACGTGCACCCCGGCGAGATCATCGCGATCACCTTCACCAACAAGGCCGCCCAGGAGATGAAGGAGCGCGTTGCCGCGCTCGTCGGACCCCGCGCGCGGTTGATGTGGGTCTCCACCTTCCACTCCGCTTGTGTACGTATCCTGCGCGCTGAACACGAGCACGCCGGGCTCAAGAGCACCTTCTCGATCTACGACGCCGACGACTCCCGGCGGTTGATGCAGCTGGTGGGTCGCGAGCTCGACCTCGACCCCAAGCGCTACACCGCCCGGGGCCTCGCCGCGCAGGTCTCCAACCTGAAGAACGAACTGGTGGACCCGGCCGAGTTCAAGGAGAAGGCCAAGGGCCCCAACGAGCGGGCCGTCGCCGAGGCCTACGAGCTCTATCAGCGCCGCCTGCAGGAGGCGCACGCGCTGGACTTCGACGACATCATCATGGCGACGGTGCACCTGTTCCAGTCGCACCCGCATGTCGCCGAGGCCTACCGGCGCCGGTTCCGCCACGTGCTCGTCGACGAATACCAGGACACCAACCACGCGCAATACACGCTGGTGCGCGAGCTGGTCGGCACCGCGGGCGGCGAGGTGCCCCCGGCCGAGCTGTGCGTCGTCGGTGACGCCGACCAGTCGATCTACGCCTTCCGTGGCGCGACCATCCGTAACATCCTGGAGTTCGAGCGCGACTACTCCGACGCGCGCACGATCCTGCTCGAGCAGAACTACCGCTCCACCCAGACGATCCTGTCGGCCGCCAACGCGGTGATCGACCGCAACACGTCCCGCAAGCCCAAGCGGCTGTGGAGCGATCAGGGCGCGGGCGAGCAGATCGTCGGTTACGTGGCGGACACCGAGCACGCCGAGGCCGACTGGGTCGCGCGGGAGATCGACCGGCTCACCGACAACCATGACGTGCGGCCCGGCGACGTCGCCGTGTTCTATCGCACCAACGCTCAGTCCCGGGTGTTCGAGGAGGTGTTCATCCGCGTCGGCCTGCCGTACAAAGTGGTCGGCGGGGTGCGCTTCTACGAGCGCAAGGAGGTGCGCGACGCGCTGGCGTACCTGCGGGCCGTGGTCAACGACGACGACACGGTGAGCATCCGCCGGGTCCTCAACACCCCCAAGCGCGGCATCGGTGACCGGGCCGAAGCCTGCGTGGAGGCACTGTCCACCCGCGACCGGGTGTCGTTCGGGCAGGCGCTGCGGCGGGCCAAGGACGCGCCGGGCATCTCGACCCGGGCCGTCAACAGCATCGCCGACTTCGTGCAGTTGCTCGACGACCTGCGCCAGCTGGCGAGCACCGCCCCGCCGGAGGAGGTGCTGGAGGCCGTGCTGCAACGGTCCGGGCTGCTCACCGAGTTGGAGGAGAGCCTCGACCCGCAGGATCAGGGCCGGGTGGAAAACCTGCAGGAGCTGGTGAGCGTCGCCCGGGAGTACACCGAGCGCGTGGAGGCCGTCGCCGAGGAGGACGAGGCACAGGCGGCGACGCTGGCCGGCTTCCTGGAGCAGGTGGCGCTCGTTGCCGACGCCGATCAGATCCCCTCCGACGACCCGGAGCACCAGGGTGTCGTGACGTTGATGACGCTGCACACCGCCAAGGGCCTGGAGTTCCCCGTGGTGTTCCTCACCGGTCTGGAGGATGGTGTCTTCCCGCACATGCGGGCGCTGGGTGACAACACCGAGCTCGAGGAGGAGCGGCGCCTGGCGTACGTCGGGATCACCCGGGCGCGGCAGCGGCTGTATCTGTCGCGGGCGGTGACCCGGTCGGCGTGGGGTCAGCCGCAGTACAACCCGCCGTCCCGGTTCACCGACGAGTTGCCCGCCGAGCTGGTGCGCTGGGACCGTACGGCAGGTTCCTACACGTCCTGGTCGGGCGGCAGCGGGGTGGGCGGCCGGGGGAGCAGCTTCTCCGGTGGCACGCCCAAGGCCCAGCAGCTCGCCAAGCGGCTCGGGGTGGACGCCAGCAAGCTGACCACGGCCAGCGAGATGAAGCAGGCGCCCAAAGTCTCGGCCGGCGACCGGGTCAACCATCAGCGCTACGGCCTGGGCCGGGTGGTGACGGTCGAGGGGCAGGGCCCCGGCGCCCGGGCCCAGATCGACTTCGGTGACCAGGTGATGTGGCTCGTGCTGCGGCACGCCCCGATCGAGAAGCTCTAG